In Hyalangium minutum, the sequence CGGGATGATGCGGTCGATGCCCTGCAGCACCGCGTAGTTATCGTAGAAGCCGCCCGACGAGGCGCACACGCCGAACGCCACCACCCACTTCGGCTCCGTCATCTGCTCGTAGACGCGCTTGAGGATGGGGGCCTGCTTCAGGTTGATGGTGCCCACCACCATGAGCAGGTCCGCCTGCCGCGGCGAGAAGCGCGGGAACTCGGCGCCAAAGCGCGCGATGTCGTAGCGGCTGGCCGCCACGGACATGAACTCCATGCCGCAGCACGCGGTAGCGAACGGGTAGGTGAACAGCGAGTACTTACGGGCCCAGCCCAGGCCCTTGGAGACCATCCGCTGGAAGAAGCCCATGGCCTCGTCCCGGCGGGTGGCAATCACAGGAGCGTTGTCGATCTCAGATGCCATGGTTCCTCAGCTCTCCCACTCGAGAGCGCCCTTCTTCCAAACGTAGATAAGGCCCACCACCAGGGTTGCAGCGAAAACCACCATCTCGGTGTAGCCGAACCAGCCGAGCGCCTGGAAGTTCACCGCCCAGGGGTACAGGAACACGGCTTCGACGTCGAACACGATGAAGAGCAGCGCAACGACGTAGAACTTCACCGCGAACCGCTGCCGCGCCATGCCGCTGGACTCGGAGCCGGCCTCGAAGGTCATCGACTTGACCGCGCTCGGCCGCCGAGGGCCCAGCAAGCCGGCGAGGGTGGGGATGATCAGCGCCAGCACGCCAGACAGCAGCAGCACCACTGCCAGCGGCAGATAAGGGGTGAGAGGAGTTTCCATCGGCGGCGGACCCTAGTGACACCCGCCACCTCTGTCAAAGGGAAACTCGGTCTCCTCACACCGTAAACCGTTGAGATAACAGCGAAAAGGCACCCTGACCCTGATCCCGCCTCTTCGGCCACGCCCCTGGGGACGGTGGCAGGTGAGGGAGGGAGCAACCGGGCACGCACGGGGTGTTTGACGCTCTCGGGTCCAGGCGCCTACCGTCGCACCGTCGCGCGAACTCGGGAGAACCAGGGCATGTGGGGTCGGCTCAGTCTACGGTGGCAGGTGGCACTCGCGGTGCTGGTGCCCACCATCGTCATTTCCGCCCTCACCAGCTTCTACTTCCCGCGGAAGCAGATGGAGATCGGCCGGCACCGGCTGAAGGAGCGGGGTCTCGCGGTGGGGCTGCTGGCCCAGCAACAAGCGGCCGCCATCCTCTCGGAGCCCGAGGCCCTGCGCACGGACCGCTTTCAGCAGCTCTTTGATCAGGTGGAGAAGGGCGGCAACGTCTCCATGCAGGCGGTGCTCGAGCCCGCAGGCGGCACACTGATCCAGCGCGGCAACCTGCCGCTCGGGAGCACCGCCCTGAAGGGCGGCGAGGGGTGCGCGGACGCGTTCCTCGAGGGCACCCTGATCGTGAGCTGCTCGCTGCCGGATGGGCGCGCCTACCTCGTGGGCATGGATGCCTCGGTGGTGCACCACGAGGAGGTCAATGCCTTCATGCTGTCCGGCGGACTCGTCTACAGCGCCGCGGCGCTGATCGGCCTGGCGCTGGCCTTCTTCATCGGCCGGGCCATCACCGAGCCGGTGTCGCGGATGACGGAGGCCGCCATCGAGGTGGCCAAGGGTGACGTGTCCCGCAGCACGCTGGAGGTGACGACGGCCGCGGGCGAGGTGAAGCAGATGGCGCAGTCGTTCAGCGAGATGCTGACCACGCTGCGCGGCACGGTGGCGGAGCTGGTGTCCCGCACCGAGCAGCTGTCCAGCGCCTCGCGCGGGCTGACGGGGGCCTCGGCGGATCAGGAGCACGTCATCAGCCAGCAGGCGGCGTACGCGCAGCAGATCGCCGCCACCTTTGAGGAGCTGAGTCGCACCGCCGAGCAGATCTCCAGCTCCACGGAGGTGGTGGAGTCCAGCGCGCGCCGCACGCACGAGGCGGTGGCCGAGGCCATGGCCGTAGTGGCGCAGGTGGTGGCCGGCATCAACGACATCCGCATCGAGGCCAAGGGCGTGGCCGAGGCCATCGTCGGGCTGAACCAGGACTTGCAGCAGGTGGGGAAGATCGCCCAGGTGATCAACCAGGTGGCGGAGCGCTCGGACCTGCTGGCGCTCAACGCGGCGCTCGAGGGCACCAAGGCGGGCGAGGTGGGCCGCGGCTTCTCGCTGGTAGCCGCGGAGATGCGCAAGCTGGCGGAGAACGTGTCCGGCTCGGCGCGAGACATCGCCCGCATCGTCGAGAAGGTGCAGGACTCCGGCGAGGAGGCCGCGCAGAAGGCCCGCGTGGGCATGGCCACCTCGGATCGCGGCGTGGAGGTGGCCGAGCAGGCCTCCTCCGTGTTCGAGCGGATCGTCGAGCTGGCGCGCGGTACCAGCGAGGCGGCGCGGCAGATCACCATCGCCACGCGGCAGCAGCGCCAGTCCAGCGAGCAGGCTGTGCAGGGCGCTCGCAACGTGGCCGAGCTGGTGAAGCAGGGCGTGGATGCCACGGGCCGCACCACCCGCATTGCTCAGGATCTGCAGGCGGTGGCCGAGGGGCTCACCGCCGTCACCAGCCGCTTCAAGGTCGCCCGCGACGAGCGGTCCTGAGTCCGCTCCCGAGCGCCGCCGAGAGGGCTCTCGAGGCCTACCGCGGCTCCTCTTGATCCGAGTCTTTGGGGACCAGCGTGTGTACCTGGTCGAGGAGCTGTTGCAAGGAGAAGGGCTTCTTGAGGAACCCGGACCACCCATGGTCCTTGGGCTTCACCGTGGGCGCGATGGCGCTCATGATGAGGACGGGGAGCTTCTCGAAGGCAGGCTTCTGGCGGATGGCCTTGAGCGTCTCGTAGCCGTTCATCACCGGCATCATGATGTCCAGGATGGCCAGGTCCGGCGTGTGCTCCTCCAGGCACTTGAGCGCCTCGCGGCCGTTGCCGCACGTCAAGACGCGGTAGCGCTCCTCCTCGAGGATCGCCTTGACCGCCTCGGCGATGTCCAGCTCGTCATCGACGATGAGCACCGTCTTCATGAGCGCCTCCGCCGCCGCAGGCCGCCCCGCTTGCCCTTCTTCTTCGCCTCAGAAATCTCCATGGGCGGGGAGACCTCCTTGTCCTTCTTGTCCGTGCCTCCGTTACGCACGCGCGCGTGGCCGGTGAGGATGTTCTCCGCGCTCTGGAAGGTGTCCGCCATGCGGATGCCCTCATCGGTGATGGAGAACTCGCGGATGCCGCTGTCGTACTGGCTCTCGCGCATCTTCATGATGGAGATGAGCCGGTACAGCTGCGAGCGCAGCTCCACGTAGCGCAGCAGGATGATGTTCTCCACGTAGGCGGCGGACTCGGCCAGCGGGGTCTCCACTCCGGGGCTGAGCAGGGGCGTCTCCTCGGAATAGAGCGTGGTGGCGTCCAGCATCCGCAGTTGGTGCGAGAGCGCGGAGAAGAAGCGCCCCATGCGATCCGGGTACACGGCGGCGGAGCGGAAGCCGGACACGCCGTCGATGAAGAGGCGGATCCGCTTCACGTTGCGCTCGTGGAGGCGCTCCAGGAGCCGCTCGGCCAGCGAATCCATGTTGTGCTCCAGCGGGGGCTGCCACTGGATCTCGATGAGGCCCTTGTCCACGTACTTCTTGAGGTCCTTCATGCCCACGCCCGCAGCCTTCTCCATCAGGCGCGGAGGCGTCTCGTAGAAGCCGAAGTAGACACCGGGCTGGCCCTCGCGGGCGCCCTGGAGCAGGAAGTGGAGCCCCAGCAGCGTCTTGCCCGTGCCGGGCGCGCCCAGGAGCATGGTGGTGGAGCCGGACAGCACGCCGCCCCGGAGCGACTCGTCCAGGCGGGGGATGCCGAAGGACATGCGGATGCGGTCCCCGGGGCTGTCCTCCTGGGGGTTGGCGAACTGCACCTCGGTGCGGGGGTGGATGACTATCCCCCGCTCGGAGATCTCCACCTCGTGCCGGCCGAGCAGCGAGTCGCTGCCGCGGAACTTCAGCGCGACAAGCTCCCGCACCGCGCGCGGTCCGGAGAGCCAGAGCGACAGCTCGAAGACACCGTCCACCGCGGTGTTCTCCGGGTGGGTGTCGCCCTCCTGGTGCGGAGAGAGCAGCAGGGTGGTGCAGCCGAGGATGCTCGTGAAGGCCTGCAGGTCCTGGAGGAAGCGCTTGAAGGACAGATCCGAGCGGGCGAACTCCTTGGCCGCGTCCATGCCGTCGATGATGAGCAGGGACACCTGGTTTTGCTGGGCCGTGCGTCGCACCATGTCCAGCAGGGCCTTGAGGCCGTCCTTCTCCAGCTCGGGGTAGCCGCTGACGTAGTGGAGCTTTTCGGGGATGACGCTCCGGTCGAAGAAGGTCATCTCCTCGATGTTGGCCAGCATGCGGGCGTGAGACTCCGTCAGGAGCGTCACGTAGAGGGCACGGCCGCCCTCCTTCACATGGTTGAAGGCGATCTGGTTGGCCAGCACCGTCTTGCCTGAGCCGGGAGGCCCCAAAATGGCGTACGAGGAGCCTCTCAGCAGGCCGCCTTTGGTGATGAAGTCCAGCCGGGGCACTCGGGTGATGAGCCGCTTGTGCTCGGCCTTGCGGTCCTGCTCACCGTGCCCCTTCTCTTGAGACGACACACTCCCTCCTTCTGAAGCGCCTCAGTAGCGTTCGGTCCGGCGCAGGGGCAGCAGCACCTGGAAGGTGGCGCCCTGGCCGGGCTCGCTGGTGACCGAGATGGTCCCCCCGTGAGCCGTGACGATTTCCTTGGCGATGTAAAGGCCGAGCCCCAGGCTCTCGGACTGACGGGCCGTGGTAGCCCGCTCGAAGCGGTCGAAGATACGGGCCTGATCCTGAGGAGCGATCCCGATGCCATGATCCCTGACGAGGATGACGGCCCATTCCGGGCGCTCCTCCACGTGGATCTGCACGGGCCGGCCGCCGCCGTATTTGATGGCATTGGTGACCAGGTTGGTCAGCACCTGCTCCAGGCGAAGCCGATCTCCGAAGAGGATGATGGGCTCGTGGTGCAGCTCGAACTGGAGTTCCACGCCCACGGCGCGGGCTTGGGCTTCGAGCCGCAGGGCCAGATCTCCGGTCAGCTCCACCAAGTCCAACGCGCTGATGTCCAGCCGGAGCTTGTGGCTGGTGACGCGGGACACGTCCAGCAGCGTGTCCAGCAGCTGTTGCAGCCGATCGATCTGGCGGAGGGCGGGGGTGAGGCTCTTCTCGACGGTGGTCTTGGGGATGGTTTCGGTGGCGCCGCGGGTGGTCAGGTAGAGCGTGCGCTCCAGGTGGAGGCGCAGGGCGGTGAGCGGGGTCTTCAGCTCGTGGGCGGCGACGGAGAGAAACTCGTCTCGCTCGCGGATGGCGCCCTGGGCGCGGCTCTGGAGGCGCAGGAGCGCCTCGATGTTGGCCAGGAGCTCCTCCTCTTCCATGGGAGTGGTCCAGTAGGCGTCCGCACCGTGAGCCAGGCCCCGGATGCGGTCCTCACGCTGGACGGAGACGGCGGAGAGGTGGGCAATGAGGAGATCTTGGGTCTCCTCATGGTTGCGAAGGCGCCGGCAGACCTCGTAGCCATCGATGTCGGGCAGGTGAACGTCCAGGAGGACGAGGTCCGGCCTGCCCTCGGCGATGGACAGGGCCTGCTTGCCGTTCTTGGCCTCGAGGACCTGGTAGCCGGCCATGCGCAGCATGTGGCTGACCATGTAGAGGGTCGCAGGGTGATCGTTGACGTTGAGGATGGTCGCCTTGGGAGGCGGCCGCTCACCCATGTTTCCTGGCGCGTTCACAAAGTCTTTCCGCGAGGGAGACTGTGTACCGTC encodes:
- a CDS encoding NADH-quinone oxidoreductase subunit A; this translates as METPLTPYLPLAVVLLLSGVLALIIPTLAGLLGPRRPSAVKSMTFEAGSESSGMARQRFAVKFYVVALLFIVFDVEAVFLYPWAVNFQALGWFGYTEMVVFAATLVVGLIYVWKKGALEWES
- a CDS encoding response regulator, whose amino-acid sequence is MKTVLIVDDELDIAEAVKAILEEERYRVLTCGNGREALKCLEEHTPDLAILDIMMPVMNGYETLKAIRQKPAFEKLPVLIMSAIAPTVKPKDHGWSGFLKKPFSLQQLLDQVHTLVPKDSDQEEPR
- a CDS encoding NADH-quinone oxidoreductase subunit B codes for the protein MASEIDNAPVIATRRDEAMGFFQRMVSKGLGWARKYSLFTYPFATACCGMEFMSVAASRYDIARFGAEFPRFSPRQADLLMVVGTINLKQAPILKRVYEQMTEPKWVVAFGVCASSGGFYDNYAVLQGIDRIIPVDVYIPGCPPRPEQVLDGLMLLQDKIGRQVHRIADKGEPNATAAQHNLLASMNK
- a CDS encoding methyl-accepting chemotaxis protein; translation: MWGRLSLRWQVALAVLVPTIVISALTSFYFPRKQMEIGRHRLKERGLAVGLLAQQQAAAILSEPEALRTDRFQQLFDQVEKGGNVSMQAVLEPAGGTLIQRGNLPLGSTALKGGEGCADAFLEGTLIVSCSLPDGRAYLVGMDASVVHHEEVNAFMLSGGLVYSAAALIGLALAFFIGRAITEPVSRMTEAAIEVAKGDVSRSTLEVTTAAGEVKQMAQSFSEMLTTLRGTVAELVSRTEQLSSASRGLTGASADQEHVISQQAAYAQQIAATFEELSRTAEQISSSTEVVESSARRTHEAVAEAMAVVAQVVAGINDIRIEAKGVAEAIVGLNQDLQQVGKIAQVINQVAERSDLLALNAALEGTKAGEVGRGFSLVAAEMRKLAENVSGSARDIARIVEKVQDSGEEAAQKARVGMATSDRGVEVAEQASSVFERIVELARGTSEAARQITIATRQQRQSSEQAVQGARNVAELVKQGVDATGRTTRIAQDLQAVAEGLTAVTSRFKVARDERS
- a CDS encoding hybrid sensor histidine kinase/response regulator, which codes for MGERPPPKATILNVNDHPATLYMVSHMLRMAGYQVLEAKNGKQALSIAEGRPDLVLLDVHLPDIDGYEVCRRLRNHEETQDLLIAHLSAVSVQREDRIRGLAHGADAYWTTPMEEEELLANIEALLRLQSRAQGAIRERDEFLSVAAHELKTPLTALRLHLERTLYLTTRGATETIPKTTVEKSLTPALRQIDRLQQLLDTLLDVSRVTSHKLRLDISALDLVELTGDLALRLEAQARAVGVELQFELHHEPIILFGDRLRLEQVLTNLVTNAIKYGGGRPVQIHVEERPEWAVILVRDHGIGIAPQDQARIFDRFERATTARQSESLGLGLYIAKEIVTAHGGTISVTSEPGQGATFQVLLPLRRTERY
- a CDS encoding ATPase domain-containing protein, whose amino-acid sequence is MSSQEKGHGEQDRKAEHKRLITRVPRLDFITKGGLLRGSSYAILGPPGSGKTVLANQIAFNHVKEGGRALYVTLLTESHARMLANIEEMTFFDRSVIPEKLHYVSGYPELEKDGLKALLDMVRRTAQQNQVSLLIIDGMDAAKEFARSDLSFKRFLQDLQAFTSILGCTTLLLSPHQEGDTHPENTAVDGVFELSLWLSGPRAVRELVALKFRGSDSLLGRHEVEISERGIVIHPRTEVQFANPQEDSPGDRIRMSFGIPRLDESLRGGVLSGSTTMLLGAPGTGKTLLGLHFLLQGAREGQPGVYFGFYETPPRLMEKAAGVGMKDLKKYVDKGLIEIQWQPPLEHNMDSLAERLLERLHERNVKRIRLFIDGVSGFRSAAVYPDRMGRFFSALSHQLRMLDATTLYSEETPLLSPGVETPLAESAAYVENIILLRYVELRSQLYRLISIMKMRESQYDSGIREFSITDEGIRMADTFQSAENILTGHARVRNGGTDKKDKEVSPPMEISEAKKKGKRGGLRRRRRS